The Gemmatimonadota bacterium DNA window GAGGAGATCCTCGCGGCGGCCGAGCTGCGGATCGACGAGCTGGTCGGCGAGGGCGAGCGCGCCCGTCTGGAGCCGTTCGAGGCGGAGGACGCGTGAAGGCCGCCGCGTTCGAGCTGCCGTCGTACCTGGAGGCCGGCGGCGCCCGGGTGGAGGCGGCGCTCGCCCGGGCGCTGGAGGCCGCGGCCCCCGACCTGGGCCGGCTGGCCCCGGCGGTGCACGACGGCGTCCTCTCCGGCGGCAAGCGCATCCGGCCCATCCTGGTGGCTGCGGCCTGGGAGGCCGTGCAGGGCGATCCGGCGCGGGCGCCCGACGCGGTGTACGATCTCGGCGCGGCGCTCGAGATGATCCACGCGTATTCGCTCATGCACGACGATCTGCCGTGCATGGACGACGCGCCGCTGCGGCGCGGGCGTCCCACCCCCCACATGGTGCACGGGGTGGAGGCGGCCACCCGGGCCGGGCTGCTCCTGATCCCGCTCGCGGCGCGGCAGGCCTGGACCGCCGCGCGGGCGCTGGGGCTGGCGGAGCGGGAGGCTGGCGCGGTGGTGGCCTGCCTCTGCCGGGCGGCGGGCGGCACCGGGATGGTGGCGGGGCAGGTCCTGGACCTCGAGGCCGAAGGGCGCCACCTGGACGAGGAGGCCCTGACGCACCTGCACGGCCGCAAGACGGGCGCGCTGCTGGCGGCCTCGCTGGAGCTGGGCGCGCGCGCCGCCGGGGCCGATCCCGCCCGGCGTGAGGCGCTGATCGCCTACGGCACCGCCATCGGGCTGGCCTTCCAGATCGCCGACGATATCCTGGATCGGACGCAATCGGCCGCCGCGCTCGGCAAGGAGCCGAGCGACGCGGACCTCGACAAGTCCACCTTCGTGGCGCTCCTGGGGCTCGACGGCGCCCGTGCCCGCGGAGCGGAGGTGGTCGATGCCGCGCGCGCCGGGCTCCGGGAGGCCGGGATCCACTCGGCTGCCCTCGACGGGCTCGCCGTCTATATATTGGGGCGAGAACGCTGACCGGCCGGTCCCCGCGGGGGAGCGGTCACCACGGGCCGGACGGTCCGCCCATCCACCCCGGAGTCGACAGCACGGTGTCCCTTCTCGATCGGGTCGCATCTCCCGCCGACGTCAAGCAGCTCTCCCGCGAGGAGCTCCACCAGCTGGTCAAGGACGTCCGGGACCGGCACATCGACGTGGTCTCCCGGCTGGGGGGCCATTTCGCGGCCAGCCTGGGGGTGGCGGAGCTGACCGTGGCCCTGCATCACGTGTTCGAACCGCCGCGCGACCAGATCGTGTGGGACACGGGGCACCAGGCCTACATCCACAAGATCCTGACCGGCCGGAACGAACAGCTCCCCACCATCCGCCAGAAGGACGGGTTGGCCCCCTTCTGCCGCCGGGACGAATCCGAGTACGACGCCTTCGGCGCCGGCCATGCGGCCACGTCCATCTCGGCGGCCTGGGGTATGGCCGTGGCCCGCGACGTCCTGGGGGAGCAGCTGGAGTCGATCGCCATCATCGGCGACGGCGCCATGACCTGTGGTCTGGCCTACGAGGCGCTCAACAACGCCGGCCACAGCGGGCGCGACTTCATCGTCATCCTCAACGACAACGACATGTCCATCGCGCCCAACGTGGGCGCCATGAACAAGTACCTCACCTCGATGATCACCAACCCGGTCTACAACCGGGTCAAGGACGAGGTGCGCGATCTGATCCACAAGGCGCCCACCAGCCTCGCGGACGTGGTGCGCGCCACCGTGGGCAAGTTCGAGGAGAGCGTCAAGCACTTCTTCGTGCCGGGCATGATCTTCGAGGAGCTGGGCTTCCGCTACATCGGCCCGGTGGACGGCCACGACCTGGACGCGCTCGTCGAGACGCTGGCGCGGGTCAAGGAGCTGAAGGGCCCCATCCTCGTGCACGTGCTCACGCAGAAGGGACGGGGCTACGCGCTGGCGGAGGAGAACCCGTTCAAGTGGCACGGCGCCTCGCCCTTCGACAAGATCACGGGGCAGGGCCTCAAGCGCAGCGGAGGTCTGCCGCGCTACCAGACGGTGTTCGGGAGGGGCCTGGTCGAGATCGGGCGGACCCACCCGCACGTGGTGGCCGTCACCGCCGCCATGCCGGATGGAACCAGCACGGATCAGTTCGCCGAGGCATTCCCCGACCGCTTCTTCGACGTGGGGATCGCGGAGGGGCATGCCGTGACCTTCGCGGCCGGCATGGCCACGCGCGGCGTCAAGCCGGTGGTGGCCATCTACAGCACGTTCCTCCAGCGTGCATACGACAACATCGTCCACGATGTCGCGCTGCAGGACCTGCCCGTGGTCTTCTGCATGGACCGCGCGGGCATCGCGGGCGAGGACGGCCCCACCCATCACGGCTGCTTCGACATCGGGTACATGCTGACCGTGCCCGGCATGACCGTCACGGCGCCGATGGACGGCGCCGAGATGCTGGCGCTGCTGCGTCTGGGCGTCGAGCACGACGGACCGTTCTCCATCCGCTGGCCGCGGGACGCGGTCCCGGAGGAGGTGCCGCCGCTCGCCGAGATCCCGCCGATCGGATACGGCCGCTGGGAGGTGGTGCGGGAGGGTCGGGACGTGGCCATCCTGGCGGTCGGTACCATGGTGCGCGTCGCAGACGAGGCCGCACGCCAGCTGCTCGCGCAGGGCATCCATGCCACCGTCGTCAACTGCCGCTTCCTGAAGCCGTTCGACGAAGAGGTCCTGGAGCGTGTGGTCCGGACGTGTCCGCTGGTCCTGACCGTCGAAGAAGGCACGGTGGTCAACGGCTTCGGCGCGCTGATGGCGCGTACGCTGGCCGAGCGTCAGCCTGGCGTGCGCATCGCCACCATGGGGCTTCCCGACCGCTTCATCATGCACGGCGGCCGTGGCGCGCTGCTCTCCGAGGTCGGTCTGGACGTGGACGGCATCCAGGAGCGGGTGCGGGCGCTGGTGGCCGAAGCCGGGAGCCGGTCGCGAGAGACCGCGTGAGCACGCCGCGCCGCTTCGCGCGGATCGGCCTGATCGGCAAGGACCATGAGCCGCGCCTGCCCGATCTGGTCGACCGCATCCGCTCGCTGTGTGACGCGCGCGACATCACCGTCTTCGCCGAGCCCGCACTGCACCGGCCCGGCGTCGAGGTCCTCCCGGCGGACGCGAGCGGCATCGACCTGATGGTGACGCTGGGCGGCGACGGCACCCTGCTCCGCGGGGCACGCCTGGTGGCCGGTCGGGACGTCCCCGTGCTCGGGATCAACCTGGGACGGCTGGGCTTCCTCACGGCCGCCCCCGCGCGGGACCTGGACGGCGCCTTTGCTGCGCTCTTCGACGGGCGTACCCAGATCGATCGGCGCGTGACCATGGACGCGCGCGTCAGCGGCACCACGGCCGGGCGCCACATGGCCCTGAACGACGTCGTGGTCCACACGACCGGTGTGGCGCGCGTCGTGCGACTCCACCTCTCCCTCGCCACGGGGGAGGAGATCGGCAGCTTCTCGGGAGACGGCGTCATCCTGTCGACGCCCACGGGCTCGACCGCCTACTCCCTCTCCGCGGGGGGACCGGTGGTGGTTCCCGGCGTCGAGTGCACGCTGGTCACGCCCATCTGTCCGCATATCCTGTCCGTGCGCCCGCTGGCCCTGCCGTCGGACGCAGAGGTCACGATCCGCGCCGCCGAGCCCACGAGCGAGCTCTGCCTCACCGTGGACGGACAGGTGGCCCAGAACCTGGAGCCGGACAGCGCGGTGCACGTCCGGCGCGGGAGCATCGGCATCGATCTGATGCGCCTCGAAGGCTACACGTTCTTCTCGACGCTGCGGGAGAAGCTGGGCTGGGCGCTGCCGAGCACGCACGGCTGAGCGGGCGCGGCCGCCGAAGGCAGCGCGCGGGACCAGGTCCTGGTGCGGCGTCACGACACCCGGTCGCCGACCCGCTCCGTCCCGTCCCTCCATTGAGCGCGCCCCGGGCGCCCCGGTAGATTCCTCCGCGATGCTCATCGAGCTCCGCATCCGCGATTACGCGGTCATCCACGACCTGCGTGCCGAATTCGGTCCCGGGCTGGTCGCGCTCACCGGCGAGACCGGAGCGGGGAAGTCCATCATCGTGGGGGCGCTCTCCCTGCTGCTGGGTGAGCGTGCCTCCAGCGACACCGTGCGGGTGGGCGCGGCTCGCGCCCGCATCGAAGCCGTGTTCGACGTGCGCCGGCTGCCCGACGTGCGCCGCCGCGCGGAGGAGCTGGGCGTGGACGACCCGGACGGTCTGCTCATCCTCCGCCGCGAGGTCGCGCGCGAGGGTCGCAGCCGGGCCTGGGTCAACGGCTCGCCCAGCACCGCCGGCCAGGTGGGGGAGCTGGGCCGTGCGCTCGTGGACCTGCACGGCCAGCACGAGCATCAGGCCCTGACGGGTCGCGACGCCCAGCGTGAGATCCTCGACGCCTTCGCGGGCGCGGGTAGCGTGGTGGGTGAGGTGGAGGATGCCTGGCGTGCGCGCGCTGCGCTGCGGGACGAGCGCGAGGAGCGGGCGGTCCGCCTGCGCGAGATCGAAGGGCGGCGGGACTTCCTGGAGTTCCAGCTCGAAGAGCTGGCGGGCGCAGCGGTGGAGGAGGGGGAGGACGAGCGCCTGCGCGCCGAGCTGGACCGCCTCGAGCACCTGGACGACCTGCTCCAGGGCAGCCACGGCCTGTCCGAGCTGCTGTACGCGGGCGAGGACTCCCTCTCGGACCGCCTGCGCGCCGCGCGGGACGAGCTGGCCAAGCTGGCGCGGATGGACGCGGAGCTGGGCGGGCACGGGACGTTGCTGGACGAGGCCTACCACCGCCTGGTGGAGGTCGGTCGGGCGCTTGCGAGCTATGCGTCGGGCACCGAAGCCGATCCCGGCCGGGTGGAGCAGCTCCGGGCCCGTCTGGACCTGCTCTACCGGCTCAAGCGCAAGTACGGTCCCGAGCTGTCCGACGTGCGCGCCACGCAGGCCCAGGTCGAGCGCGAGCTGGAGGAGCTGTCCGGCAGCTCCATCGAGTTGGGCGAGCTGGACCGGCGCCTCGCCGAGGCCGAGCGGCGGTTGGCCAAGGCCGCCCGGGATCTGGGCGCGCGCCGCCGACAGGCCGCGGGCCGTCTGGCGGAGGAGGTGAGCGCGTTGCTCCCGGACCTCGGATTGAAGGGGGCCACGTTCGAGGTGCGCCTGGACCCGCTGCCCGAGCCCGGTCTGCACGGCGGCGAGCGGGTGGAGTTCCACGCGTCGCTGAACGCCGGCTTCGAGCCGCGTCCCCTCGCCCGCATCGCCAGCGGCGGGGAGCTCGCGCGCGTGATGCTCGCGCTCAAGACGGTGCTGGCGGAGGTGGACCGCGTGCCCACGCTGATCTTCGACGAAGTGGACGCCGGCATCGGCGGCGCCGTGGCCAACGCCGTGGGGGACACGCTGCTGCGCGTGGCCGGACGCCACCAGGTGTTCGTGGTCACGCACCTGCCGCAGATCGCGTCGCGCGCCGGCGAGCACCTGCGGGTGACCAAGCGCAGCGGCGCCAAGGCCACGCAGGCCTCGCTGGAGCGGTTGGACGGGGACGCCCGCGTGGAGGAGATCGCCCGGATGCTGGGCGGGGACGCGGAGTCGAGCGTGTCGCGCGAGCACGCCCGCGAGCTGCTGGCGGGGAAGGCGTAGGGCGGAGCGGCGGTCCGACCCTCCGGTGCGCGCCGCGCTCCGATCGGGCGGACGCGGCATCTTCACCTACCAGAGCGTCACGAACAGCCGCGCCGAGACCCGGAAGCGGGCGTCGCGCGGCACCATCCCGCCCTGACCCCCCAAGGGAAGCTGGTATTCGGCCGACACCGCCAGCGGCCACTGGTCGCGCGCCCGGCTGCGGGGAGACGGCCACAGCGTCGCCCCGATCCCCAGGTGCTGGACGGTCACCTCCGTCTCGCGGGAGAGCACCTCGAGGGGCGGGAGCACGGCGTCGGGCTCCGCGCCCGCCGGCAGGCTCCAGGCGTCGGCGCCCTTGCTGTAGTAGCGGTAGCGGAGCCCCAGCGAGAGCTCGGGCGCGATGCGGAGCTCCGGGGCCACCATCAGGTCCAGGTAGTCTCCCGGGTCCCACAGCAGGGTGCGCTGGGTGGCCAGCAGCCGGATCGGCTGCTCGGGTGGGCCCACGCGGGCGATGCGCTCGCCTTCCTGCTGGACGCCGTAGCGGGCCTCGAAACGGGTTCGGATGCGGGCACCCAGGTCCAAGCGCCCGAACACCATGGCCTCCAGGTCGTCCTGGCCGTCCCCGCTGCCCAGGTCCACGAAGTCGAAGGCCAGGTCGGGTTGCCCGGTGCCCAGGCGGTAGGTGGCGCCCACGCCCAGCAGCACCCCCACGCCGCCCCCACCCGCCCGGGCGAGCGAATCCGAGACGGACGGATCCCGGGCCGGAAGGCGCTCGAAGACCCGCAGGGCGGCCGAGACCTCCACGTCCCCCATCTCCCACAAGCTGAGCTGCGAGTCCACCGGGTCGGCGGTCACGCCGTAGGCGGGGTCCGTCACCAGGGTCTGGAGGTCCTCCACCTGTGCGGGCCCGGTCGCGAACGGCAGGGGCGTCACCCAGGTCTGGTCGATGAAGGCCGGGTCGCCCTCCTGGCGCAGCAGGTCCGCGACGGCGTCCACGCGGGATCCCAGACGACCGGCGGCGGAGGTGCCGGCGCGCACGAAGAACAGCCCCACCCAGGCGTCGGCCAGGTTCTCGGAGAGCATCGTGGCGGTGGAGACCGCTTCCTGTCCGCGCACGCAGGCCGGGTCCGCGGCCCCGAGCGTGGTGCAGCGCTCGTCCACGAGGGCGGCCACGTGGTCGATGACGGCGCCCAGCTCCGCCAACCAGGTCTGCACGGACGCGTCCGCGATGCCGGGGCTGCGTCCCAGGGTGGCATCCGTGGGGTCCAGGGCCCAGTCGACCTCGACCCGGCGGCGGACGAAGGGGACGCGTACGCCCACCGTGAGCCAATCGAACACCCCGACGGCCAGGCCCAGCGGGATCTCCGTGCGGTTGGCCTGCATGCGCGCGCGGGTGCTGCCCAGGTCCGCGACCAGGTCGGGATCGGCCAGGAGGTCGCGCAGGCTGCTCTGGATGTCTGCGAGCGGCGGGAGGAACGACGGGTCCACCTGCGGCAGGATGAAGTCCGCGGCCCAGGGCTCGAGCTCGTCGAAGGGCTCGGCCGTTCCGCCGTAGCGCTCGTTCCAGATCCGGATCTCGGGCAGCATCTCCAGGCGGACCTGGCCGCCGCGGAGCAGCGGGCTCTCGGGAGACTGCGCCGACGCCGAGCGAGGGGAGGGAAGGAGCGCGGCCAGCGCGGTCAGCCCCGCGACGGTGCACGCCTGCAGACGTCTCTGAAGGTCCGACACCGTGTCGCGGAGTCTCCACCCGGGAGGGGACGGTGGCGCCCCGTGCGCGCGCATGCGCCCGGGGCCTGGAAAGCGTGAAGATACCTGCATTTGCGGGGCTTCGGGAGGTTCCGGCCGGCTTGACACCTCGTACCCCGAACGTATAGCATTTCTTCCCGCCCCGGTCCGGGCGGACTTCCGCGGGAATAGCTCAGTTGGTAGAGCACCACCTTGCCAAGGTGGGGGTCGCC harbors:
- a CDS encoding polyprenyl synthetase family protein, with protein sequence MKAAAFELPSYLEAGGARVEAALARALEAAAPDLGRLAPAVHDGVLSGGKRIRPILVAAAWEAVQGDPARAPDAVYDLGAALEMIHAYSLMHDDLPCMDDAPLRRGRPTPHMVHGVEAATRAGLLLIPLAARQAWTAARALGLAEREAGAVVACLCRAAGGTGMVAGQVLDLEAEGRHLDEEALTHLHGRKTGALLAASLELGARAAGADPARREALIAYGTAIGLAFQIADDILDRTQSAAALGKEPSDADLDKSTFVALLGLDGARARGAEVVDAARAGLREAGIHSAALDGLAVYILGRER
- the dxs gene encoding 1-deoxy-D-xylulose-5-phosphate synthase; amino-acid sequence: MSLLDRVASPADVKQLSREELHQLVKDVRDRHIDVVSRLGGHFAASLGVAELTVALHHVFEPPRDQIVWDTGHQAYIHKILTGRNEQLPTIRQKDGLAPFCRRDESEYDAFGAGHAATSISAAWGMAVARDVLGEQLESIAIIGDGAMTCGLAYEALNNAGHSGRDFIVILNDNDMSIAPNVGAMNKYLTSMITNPVYNRVKDEVRDLIHKAPTSLADVVRATVGKFEESVKHFFVPGMIFEELGFRYIGPVDGHDLDALVETLARVKELKGPILVHVLTQKGRGYALAEENPFKWHGASPFDKITGQGLKRSGGLPRYQTVFGRGLVEIGRTHPHVVAVTAAMPDGTSTDQFAEAFPDRFFDVGIAEGHAVTFAAGMATRGVKPVVAIYSTFLQRAYDNIVHDVALQDLPVVFCMDRAGIAGEDGPTHHGCFDIGYMLTVPGMTVTAPMDGAEMLALLRLGVEHDGPFSIRWPRDAVPEEVPPLAEIPPIGYGRWEVVREGRDVAILAVGTMVRVADEAARQLLAQGIHATVVNCRFLKPFDEEVLERVVRTCPLVLTVEEGTVVNGFGALMARTLAERQPGVRIATMGLPDRFIMHGGRGALLSEVGLDVDGIQERVRALVAEAGSRSRETA
- a CDS encoding NAD(+)/NADH kinase, with product MSTPRRFARIGLIGKDHEPRLPDLVDRIRSLCDARDITVFAEPALHRPGVEVLPADASGIDLMVTLGGDGTLLRGARLVAGRDVPVLGINLGRLGFLTAAPARDLDGAFAALFDGRTQIDRRVTMDARVSGTTAGRHMALNDVVVHTTGVARVVRLHLSLATGEEIGSFSGDGVILSTPTGSTAYSLSAGGPVVVPGVECTLVTPICPHILSVRPLALPSDAEVTIRAAEPTSELCLTVDGQVAQNLEPDSAVHVRRGSIGIDLMRLEGYTFFSTLREKLGWALPSTHG
- the recN gene encoding DNA repair protein RecN produces the protein MLIELRIRDYAVIHDLRAEFGPGLVALTGETGAGKSIIVGALSLLLGERASSDTVRVGAARARIEAVFDVRRLPDVRRRAEELGVDDPDGLLILRREVAREGRSRAWVNGSPSTAGQVGELGRALVDLHGQHEHQALTGRDAQREILDAFAGAGSVVGEVEDAWRARAALRDEREERAVRLREIEGRRDFLEFQLEELAGAAVEEGEDERLRAELDRLEHLDDLLQGSHGLSELLYAGEDSLSDRLRAARDELAKLARMDAELGGHGTLLDEAYHRLVEVGRALASYASGTEADPGRVEQLRARLDLLYRLKRKYGPELSDVRATQAQVERELEELSGSSIELGELDRRLAEAERRLAKAARDLGARRRQAAGRLAEEVSALLPDLGLKGATFEVRLDPLPEPGLHGGERVEFHASLNAGFEPRPLARIASGGELARVMLALKTVLAEVDRVPTLIFDEVDAGIGGAVANAVGDTLLRVAGRHQVFVVTHLPQIASRAGEHLRVTKRSGAKATQASLERLDGDARVEEIARMLGGDAESSVSREHARELLAGKA